The Amphiura filiformis chromosome 8, Afil_fr2py, whole genome shotgun sequence genomic sequence CTTCAAATATAAGTTCTAAAGCTGCTTGCACATTTCCCGCAGTGACCTGTAGTGCCCGTAGACTTCTGGCATCGTCTGTGATTCCCATGTCACGTAGTTGTTGTAGCTGGGCCTAGTggtgataaaaataaaaacaaccagattaaaattaacaaaatgaaaACTAGTGATGACTGGTAAAACCAAAGAGATTACACCCAAGGAGTACCAACTCGGAATTGCCCTGTAAGTACTGCCATCTTGGTTTGTCGTACATGATAGACATTGAAATAGTGTACCCCCAGAATATATTGGCAATAGCTCAAATATTAAGCACCCTaggcaatatgacaattgacttttttattcctaCATTGTAGCaacaagaggaacaatttgaggtatattacaacatgatagaacaaatattgaattttggccctaatatgacctttgacccctcgtgGGGAGCAGAGGGGGCACaggaaaaatggaaccaattcaagttttatcctttgaggtctaaggatgccaaaaaacattggttccactaatgtaggaaaaccAGATGCTAACTCAAGAATCACCCCATCCATAGCGCTATGTGTTCTTTCACTTTGGGTATGATAATTTTTTACTAGGCTCAGTTATGTCATTTGGAGCTGTTCTGATGTCCATAGGAAGTGAGTCCCAAATTACAAGTTCCTCTTTTAACAGATTACCCCACAAACCTTGCCTAATAAACAATGGTACTTAGAATCTGTATTTACATTATCTACTTGAAGACAGCTTTTTATCTGGTACCAAAGTTTGGGTTCTTATTTTAGGCTTTCATAACTGGATGCAGTGCGAGTCAATGGTCTCAATAGATCTGAGTGGTGATTCTTATCTATTCAGGTATAGCAGTCTCAGCTTGAGTCTCTAAACATGTCAATCCATATCataaccagggactgccttttgaggagagagagagagagcaaccgctctctactgctctccttaaatctgatataggagtgattttagctctccttagttgacaatTCTCTCCttgcattctattgtaaatgatcTAAATAGtcctccttgaaggctccagaagagctatataatactctcctgcaaattccaataGACAGTCCCTGTTATCATAACcaataattcatttaataatcAAACCAACCTGTAAATTCTCCGGGTTCAGTGCTTCTCCACCCTGTTGTTGAGATGATCTAGCTGGACTGCTACCTCCACTGACGCTACCACCGGTAGCAACTTGTAACGCTTGTGCCATAGCTTGGCCAAACAGATCTGAGGTGATGAGCCCTGAACCATTATTGGACCCGGAATTACTGCTACCACTTGTTGAAGCCTGGGCAGGAGATGATGTGGAAGGGTTTGATGATGCACCCACTACAGGTGAATCATATGGTCTGAATGTCTGCAAAGAAAAAGGAGTAAAACCTGAGTTTCACAAACACAATTGCATTGTGGGACAGAATTGGTAGTTGAACTCTGACCTATCAGGAAAATTGtttgaattctcgctattcgcaataagcgccgccagcggtttgcgatgtaatcgtgatgtatcatgggaaaattcgACATCAAGTCCAGCGCATAATAGAACACgaatagtttgtcaaaataaaggtgttacacctAATCGATACTAATACTTAATAAtggatttgaaatgtgcacaattaattttttagtCTATCAAAATGGCGGTAATACcgctatattgacaaactaaaaatattgtcaatgttcctatgtaatagcatggtaatattcagattatgctggacttgatgtcgattttcccatgatacaccacgatttttcccatgatacatcgcaaaccgctggcggcgcccttattgcgaatagcgagaattattcATCACTCAATTATTATTCTAATAatggtttaatttttttaataattaaacatattttaaataatgaaTTTGTGAGAttacattatttttgttgttattttagtcAAACATTGAAACAGTATTTTGTAATCGTATGAAAGCAATTTTCCTGATGTAGGTCATAGTTCAGCGGTTTACTTATTATGGTGAGTAAATTGCATAATCAAAGAATGTATCATCAGATACACCACATAGTGATGTATCATGAGCAATATTCGGAGGAATGTCTGAACAACACGCTGATTTACAATGAGCTGAGTCACTCAATTTGATGTGTGTGTTTTAAAAATTGTTCAGTATCCCTAAGATTCAAAATAACCCTTTtcctattattattgttatttttataccTTTGAatgtatttaaataaataaataacaaaaaagaagaaagaaatagtGACTTACCCCTCCTGAACCAACCCCTGCAGCCGCCAACGCTGAAGCTAACTGAGTTGCTGTGATTGCTTGCTGCCCTCGTCTTACACCACCCTGGTAACAAAACAAAAGTATGTTTACTGGCACTGCCTCTTTCTCCTAATCACCATAAAACTCACACAAATAATGAAACATCAGCATATCAGACACCCAGCAGGGAAGCAAATTTGGCGAGAATCAGTGAATCCATTCTCAAGCAACAATTCTTCTAACTTAGTTTGTGAGAATCAACATTCTTTCTCCTGAAATCATGCTTATTCCACACACAGTAAGTTACTTGAGAATTAATTTTGATTCACACAAAATTGAATGCAATTGCATCCCTGAccagtattttttttaatattaagatATAAGACTACTGTAAAGCGTAAAATGTTTGCATACATgaacattttcacaaattttgctgCAAGTGCAGTTGATTTGTGCAATTTTCATGAATGCAAATGCTGCATAAGATAATGTTTACAGTATTTTTTGGCAACAATACAATTCATTTGTCACATTCCAATCACATGTGGCTAATAACATGTAGTTGACATCAATTGACtcactataatattttgcagcaaacctttgatgaGTGCGTACTACCCTGATGTTGCAAAGTCGGAGCTAACAATGCATCCggtgcaaagttcattcataaatttccactcggcaacagcagatcgcctcagtaGCCAATCAAAGACAAGTGTATTTCAATGTACTAAATACACGATGTACGCTTAAAACAcgctctcatcaaaggtttactgcaaaatattatagctgAGTTTGTGGCTGCTAAATGCGATCTAAACATTGTTTTGAAATCAAATCTAATTAAATTTCTGCAAATTTTGCTGAAGAATCTTTACTCTCTAAAccagttttctgaaaatttgcaACCCAAAGTTATTAACaagaaggctgaaaatgcacccaaatCTGCAACACATCCCCATATGTACCTTCTTACTAAAACAACTGGTTGGGAACACAACTCACTCACCTCTGATGTGTCCATTTCATCGTCTGACATAAAGTCTGGTAGGTATCGACCTGCACCAATGACAAAACACATTATTATTTACATAGTTAACTCCTGAGTGACTTTTGCAGTTCTGAAGTAATTTGATTTAGAAACCCTTTTTTGAATTTCTTCAAGATAACATGCAAATTCAACACCTTTTCAGGACTTTAAATCAAGCAGGCATCTATAATGTTCCTTGATAACTGTCTCGTGAGGTTGCTCCAACCCCATCACAGGTCAGTAGATGAACAGAATGTGTGCTTTTTCCAGTAGTCAGTTTTACTTTAAGTCCCACATGTTTTGTGCAAGATTGAGATCCACAATGGGCACACAATACCTACCCTCTGCTCCTCCACTACTACCAGCTGCCCCAGCCCTTGCCCCTTCTTCATTCACAGATGCAGCTATCTGCATTACTGCATGGCCAATGGTTGGATGAGCCTTTACGATCCTGGAAAACAGAATAGACAATAGGAGCAAAAACAACCATTGGGCATATGCATAGGTGGAATTGGATTAACAGACTTGTAGTGCATATATGGTGAAACAAAATTCTGCCTCTGCATCTGTTGTTGAAACTTTTTAATCAACAccagattaattaattaattaattaattaacttatttatttattatttaacctgggtgacccatcaatgcactggcactgttctcccttggttcccaggtaaaTTCACCCCTACCAAGATATTATCTTGTGTCCTAAATTATTCATTTGATATGACCATGGTTATTCCCGGACACAGCCCCTCGACCTCAACAACCGAATGCGTTTGCGCAGATTGTCAGCTGGTCTTCATCACAGATACTGTCGCAGACAACTTTGCCGATATGCATTTTTGGTAATGTCAGATACGAGGATTGTTCATGCGGAACCCAAGTACCAGATCCCTGTTGCGTAATTACTGTGCAGCTAATCCTAATTTAAGCTATAAGCATATATACAGCCCAGACTTTCACACAGTAAATGTGCATCTGATTCTAGCAAGGGGTTGACAGTGATtcgccgattctccaaatttggccaaatttgcacgctacggtaTGATATACAGAAGCATACAGATAATGGCGGCATCCACAGTTTTATTACATTTATCCTCGAGTGACGCTtcccaatctttatttattccctgaTTCTAGTAATGCATATGATGAAAGTTAATTTGATAGACTAAATCTGTCAAACCATACAGGCAATTGAATACTTACTTATGTACATTTTCGGGATCTGCAATCTGTATCAATAACTCTGGGTCCCTCAGCATGGCTAAATAAAGATAAACAGAAAAAAGGAAGGACTTTCTAAATGTTTCCCCAACATGATTACAAAAGGTTGTGCTTTTTGTGATACTACATGTAGTGATAAGACCGGCATACTAATCTTTAATGTAGCATATTATACAGGGGTCTTGTCTATGTCTGTGTATTACTGGGTGTTATCTGCATactattttaaagcaaaaagtgATTTGTGCCAAAAGCATCATAAGAGAAGAGACAAGTgagaaagagagaagagaaaaagtaaaACGGAAAATTTTACTTAAATTTAATAGAACATAAGCAGTTACTGTGACTTGCACATGATCTGATGCTATTGCTGATGTTGCAACaattcgtcgggtgcattacatagtgaccgATCTGCACTTTATGGTCAAATCCATAGTGATGTTGAGCtctcaaaataaaaacatagtgacGGATAAGTTTGGCAATCTATTACATATGTgagatgtacatgtatgatattactacattttaacgttttgaaaatatctttcaaggGTCTACTAAGAGACACATGAATTGCTAAACATTAATCTATGCCAAATACAATTTACCTTCTCAGCGTTTTCCCGATCcccattttttgataaatttgcgatcaacatccatcactacatgtatgtaatacaCCCTGGTTTTGACAtctgtcactatgtaatgcacccgacaaATTATTGTATACACGTCCATAATTGTCACATGGCTGTTTAAAGAAGAGAAGATACAACCCTTGCAAAAAGTTTTGCACGCCGGCTATGTCGAAGTTCCGCTATGTCAAACTGGTATTTTTCTACATGTTTACCAGAGGGTttcaaatatgtttaaaaaaaaagattcacTATGTTGAATATACCACCAggtttgctatattgaagtttcGCTATGTCAAATAAGAAATAGATTtgctatgtaaaatatgtattatatttgACATAGCGAATCTTTGCTAAAGCAAAAACTTCAACATAGTGGGCTGTAAAAGGAAAACCAAACAAGTTACTTACACACTGCTATGTGATCTGATGAAATCCCCGGTGTGGCAGCAATGATATTGTCTATAGTCTCATGGCTGGTTAAGATCTTGCGTACCTGAAATACAGTTAACCATATAACATACTCTGATTATCAAATCAAGCAATAGAATACCTGATTGGGGGAAGTAAGCTTTCTTATGGTTTATTGAGGATAGGGTTTATTTAATGCCAGGTAATTTATTTCATTAGATTAGTGAAACTAAAATGGAACAATGAATGCATTATAATCTATtaaccacattgtcaaaaacaatacTTGGAAATATAAGATCTAATCCAATGCTTATTAAGTAGCGATATCATGTTTAATGAAGTaaactaccgtattcattccaataagcgcccagggcgcttaacaaagtcattttgcgtgggcgcttatttttacctggtgtacctaattttttttgtaaagggcgtttattagagacaaattgatgtaggttataaaagggtcctgagacgttctagtagcttttctgatgc encodes the following:
- the LOC140159174 gene encoding ubiquitin-like protein 7 translates to MASKENVVCVKFPEKAGRSRLHGVNFSTSVSDFKQQVSEAIGVQPSELLLLYCGRKLQDAEPLNSYGLQGGCTVHALRKKQPEPEPKPEPLDDQAIRQLITAFHAALLNPAHRQTVRKILTSHETIDNIIAATPGISSDHIAVSMLRDPELLIQIADPENVHKIVKAHPTIGHAVMQIAASVNEEGARAGAAGSSGGAEGRYLPDFMSDDEMDTSEGGVRRGQQAITATQLASALAAAGVGSGGTFRPYDSPVVGASSNPSTSSPAQASTSGSSNSGSNNGSGLITSDLFGQAMAQALQVATGGSVSGGSSPARSSQQQGGEALNPENLQAQLQQLRDMGITDDARSLRALQVTAGNVQAALELIFEDRI